cgtgcacacccaatgtagtgtacactgggggaggttcggacaccgaagagagtctgcacacaaagttgactctgtgaaataaattttcgccgaacctgggatcgaactcacgctgacagcggccaactgaatacaaatccagcgcgctaccaactgagctacatccccgcccctctcTCCTTGAACTAACTGAAAATGATGGCTCAATTGAGTGAAAATGGTGGCTCAATTGAGTGAAAATGGTGGCTCAATTGAGTGAAAATGGTGGCTCAATTGAGTGAAAATGGTGGCTCAATTGAGTGAAAATGGTGGCTCAATTGAGTGAAAATGGTGGCTCAATTGAGTGAAAATGGTGGCTCAATTGAGTGAAAATGGTGGCTCAATTGAGTGAAAATGGTGGCTCCATTGAGTGAAAATGGTGGCTCAATTGAGTGAAAATGGTGGCTCAATTGAGTGAAAATGGTGGCTCCATTGAGTGAAAATGGTGGCTCAATTGAGTGAAAATGGTGGCTCAATTGAGTGAAAATGGTGGCTCAATTGAGTGAAAATGGTGGCTCAATTGAGTGAAAATGGTGGCTCCATTGAGTGAAAATGGTGGCTCCATTGAGTGAAAATGGTGGCTCAATTGAGTGAAAATGGTGGCTCAATTGAGTGAAAATGGTGGCTCCATTGAGTGAAAATGGTGGCTCCATTGAGTGAAAATGATGGCTCAATTGAGTTGGTCCTTCAGTGTAGCTTAAACgtgaaataactccgtcggatTTGTATGCGTTGTGAAAGAGTGGATACCCTTGCATTTCACCTGCCGAATAATGTCACACTTGCTCCTGTcgacgtgtttccgacacacccctcttAGTGATTGGCGCCTCCAATAGTTGTCCGAGTAAAAATCAAGggaattcactctttcacagctaatacaaacccgacagagttattttctaAATTCGTCTATTGCCCCCCGAACAACTTCTGCTCCTTAGACCATATTGTCGCAGTTTATGTATTCGCACTCACTtaagataacaacaacaacaacaacatcaacaacaacaacaacaacgacagtaCACTCAACATTAGCAATACACTAACAAACTGACTCTCTAGCCATCAACCTTCACACTTACCTACACGTAACTACAAACACCATCCTGACAATTTATTAACCAAACAAGTACAGTACGTAGGTGCATTTAAGTAAATAAGTAAGCAACTAACTAGCTCGATTATATCTCTTTGGGGCTGCCACTACACCTAAGGTCTTTCTTAACTAAGCCCTAAACTGACTTAGCAAAGTCTTTTCACCGAAAATTCAGAGTCAATGCTTCGTGCAGCAGGCTTCGTGAAGTAAGCTTCGCCGAATTGATATCAGGCTTTACCAGTATTAAAGGACTAATGTCAACTTTATGTGGGTCAAATAATGGGACAATTACGATGTCTATCCTGGAAGTTCACAGTGCTCAGTAAGTGACTCATTATACATGCAGGTACTTACCGAGCAGATGCTGATAAAAGCTGATGGCAGAACCAAGAGTTTTTAAACCGACGTAatgatcagtgtgtgtttgtgtgtgtgtaggtgtatgtgtgtgtctgtacgtgcgtgcgtatgtatgtatgtatgtatgtatgtatgtatgtatgtatgtatgtatgtctgtggtagaaactttaacatttgaagacgtcatattacattgacgtcacattatgacgtacgagggttagacgtcatgcgatggaattactgaaagtctcggtgattgttattttgagcgggccaagactatttggcagtcgtgtccatgtaagtaggctacatgcagacagacagatctagatctagtgtctcgctttcttgcacagtttcacctatgctctttctctgtgtgtctgtgtgtctgtgtgtgtgtgtgtgtgtgtgtgtgtgtgtgtgtgtgtgtgtgtgtgtgtgtgtgtgtgtgtgtgtgttgtgtgtgtgtgtgtggtgtgtgtgtgtgtaactgtgtgtgtgtgtgtgacggagtgattgagtttgtgttactgttgtcgatttcttacgtgagccttgaaggcttcgcctcttgttcagaTTGCATCTGTACATTGActcccattttaaaactccctccttttaaggaCCTGATGTTTTTCTTCAgatttgaggtcttaaaagataTGTACATCCAGTGGCTCATCAAAATCATTAGTGGGAACAATCACAATGGGACAGAGATCTGAGCTTTGAAATATACATTCGATATCTGTACACATACTTGATGCCATCTTCCGCCATAAACGGGAGGTTGACATGATCATGCGCATTAAAAATTCTGAAGTTTTCTCCCTCTGTGTTGCTTTCTTCCTGTTTTCatgacgtacacacacaaattcagCAGTCAACATAAATGACCCCCCATACACACTtcctagaaaaacaaaaaaaaaacaaccatgaCAGGAATCTTACTGACTAAAACAGTCAGTATAAAAATATAACACAAGTAGTTAGGGAAAATGTTTGTATAACAAACAACATTGCGTATTACAACTCCCCCTAAACATTCATCCTGAAAATTTTTTTCCTCGAGACAAATCTTGGAATCCATTTTCACCAACATGCATTTTTAAGATAAGAGACCCAAACACAATCATTTACCATCTATTTGCTGTGCACAATATGAAACAATGGTTTTCAGTCTGTCTGCTAAAATAAGTCAGAGCAAATTAACATGCGTTTTCTTGCGCACATTTtttttgggagggggggggggtggggtgtaatAAAAATGTCTTCAACCTACAGTGCAAAAACTTTTCAAGGGAGTTTTAAGCACAATAAATGCCTCTGTTCATACAGTGAAACCCGAGTCTTAGGACCCCTCCGTTTAGGGCGCCTGCTCTTTAAAAACTtcactttttcagattttgtctTCATAAAGTCTGAACATTTACATAAACTTTGAGATTGACTCTTTCAAGACCTAATTTCTCTTAGACACTGGGCAAGTTTCAGCGGTGACCCAAGTCACTGGAGTTGGATTAATCCTCCCTGAAATGTAGTCTGGTCGAACCCGGTGACTTCACACTGCTCGCTCTAGTCCAACTCCCGTACTGTTTCCAGTTCGTCTGGTTCCAAACTAAGTTTAAGCGAATCGACCGGAGTGACATGCGCAGTGGCAAACCTGTTTACCCCAAAAACTTGACAAGAGTAATGGTCAAGTCAAAAAATAGTATTGTGATGACAAAAATagtaacccagtggttacaACCCCAAACATTAGCAACACAAACCTAAtttgaagcacatttgaaaatCATAGTCAATACTCAAACGGAGTATTTTTTTCCCAATATCcttaaaaatagtaataaattactcccaaatagtaagggtaaacaggtctgcagttGACTAGACCAGAATCGGTGGCTAAAACTTGCCCCTTTTCATCTGTGTACACCCTGCAAAAAAGCCAGCTCCGCGATTATTCCACGGAAGTCTACAGTACTAAAGTTCGGTCACCACAACACTTGCAACAAAATCGTGAAAAAGCCTGCAAGATCAGCTGCGTATAGGTGCGCTGGTTTTGAGGAAGCAGCTAAGCTGTTGGGTGCATCATGGCTGCCAACCTTATGACTATGAAATTCCTGTGGGGGTCCCGGGGCCGCAAAAGCCCCCCGATGGAATCCACGGGCAAAGCCCTTGCTGAAGATTTTTTTGTAAATGGTTTttgatcttttttgttgttttcggcGGCATTCGAAGGCCAAAACCGGAAAGAAGCACAACTTATTTTTCATACATGGGCACATCGATTTGGCTGGTCTCAGTTACCCCGAGCGTCTTTTCACCGGTTTCGTCCCCCAAAAAGAGGCTGCTTTCACAAATTATTGTTTAAAAAATGTCCTTTTCGGGAAAAATCAAAAAAGTCATGAGGATTGGCAGCTATGGTGCATGGTTTTGAGGAAGCAGCTAAACTGCTGCTCGCTCCTCCACTCCATTTTCGTCGCTGGAGTAGGATGACATTGGAGGACAGGTGCACATCAGATTCTGGTCACCGTACGCGTCATCGATGCGGGCCACAGTCGGCCAGAACTTGGTGGCGGGGGTGACAAAAGACTGcacaaaaataacataaaaCTGTAGTTTACTTTGGTGCGGTAAGATAAGGTCATTGTTTAGTGTGTGAAATAACTCTACTAAACGTGCCCATCTCCATAACAGTGTCTGGCAAACGTAGGTCATATATTTGTATTGCCATCACatttattaattaaaaaaaacaaaaacaaaacttaaaaCTTCCCAATACTAATTCACAATTCAACATTACATTCTAATCAATGGGCCTACCGTATCTATACTTACTAACACACATTTTTGCGATTAATTTAATGTGATTAATTATCTTAACTATGGTAGAT
Above is a genomic segment from Littorina saxatilis isolate snail1 unplaced genomic scaffold, US_GU_Lsax_2.0 scaffold_2982, whole genome shotgun sequence containing:
- the LOC138956728 gene encoding glycine dehydrogenase (decarboxylating), mitochondrial-like, whose amino-acid sequence is MDRDVNPLKMAPHIQLDIINSKWNRPYTMEMGAFPASFVTPATKFWPTVARIDDAYGDQNLMCTCPPMSSYSSDENGVEERAAV